A window from Tenacibaculum singaporense encodes these proteins:
- a CDS encoding HmuY family protein — MRILKSILAITMLAFIVVSCSDNDDVVLDDVVAKKVENLHAKETNDYSVSPPLVSGEFVKFSFKTGEIVTGNNWDIAFRGTTILVNGGEKTGISGEPDRTGNAALVVVDGAFSEITSVTNDFNFVQDKEGDLALPKGVWYTYNRENHLVSAVAGKILVVKTTDGNYAKIEILSYYKDMDSSNSSDPANSGAQYYTFNYVYNPNVGDTKF; from the coding sequence ATGAGAATTTTAAAATCAATTTTAGCAATAACTATGTTAGCTTTTATAGTTGTTTCATGTAGTGATAATGATGATGTTGTTTTAGATGATGTAGTAGCAAAAAAAGTAGAAAATTTACATGCAAAAGAAACTAACGATTATTCGGTAAGTCCACCTTTAGTATCAGGAGAGTTTGTAAAGTTTAGTTTCAAAACAGGGGAGATAGTAACAGGAAATAATTGGGATATTGCCTTTAGAGGAACTACAATTCTTGTAAATGGAGGTGAAAAAACTGGAATTTCAGGTGAGCCAGATAGAACAGGTAATGCAGCGTTAGTAGTTGTAGATGGTGCTTTTTCTGAAATAACTTCTGTTACTAACGATTTTAATTTTGTACAAGATAAAGAAGGTGATTTAGCATTGCCAAAAGGTGTATGGTACACTTATAACCGAGAAAACCATTTAGTAAGTGCAGTAGCAGGAAAAATACTTGTGGTAAAAACTACAGACGGAAATTATGCCAAGATAGAGATTTTAAGCTATTACAAAGACATGGATAGTAGTAACTCTTCAGATCCAGCTAATTCTGGAGCACAGTATTACACCTTTAATTACGTATACAATCCAAATGTTGGAGACACGAAATTTTAG
- a CDS encoding TonB-dependent receptor plug domain-containing protein yields MFLNKGVLLSFMLISFMVFSQENTSVEEDATSSYDLDEVIVTATRTSRQLSSIPMPVTLITKEQLQKSGSVRLRDILLEQTGITIVSDFGNSEGVQLQGVAADYTLILLDGVPIVGRTSGNIDLNRLTVNNIKQIEIVKGPSSSLYGSEAIGGVINIITEKPKYEQFKGLLSYFVRGGAKNELDINTNVVWKKKKLGVVAGVNLNSSEGFDLSPETASKTTAPHQNFTGNIKVMYDFSDKLQGTISQRYFSQKQGDDSEENKQEDWNVTTKLSHEITNKWDVDYTFYATKYNAESIFNNEKTNYNQTLLRPEIKSKNTFSTGTLILGAGANLESLERTEFEGVKKFNTPYVFSQFDFNPINNLNVIVGARFEDSNQYKSAFTPKISSSYKINDWLMAKGSVGYGFKAPDFRQLYFNFKNTASGYIVLGTQTLHDLYGDLPAVQTIEKELKPESSIGYNLGFQVQPISNLKLNINLFRNDIKDLIDTFDTQLEASKLNLPAGTRTFSYRNIDEVYTQGIEVDANYKINNNFRILGGYQFLDTGDKNQEEKIKSGTIFFRKTPASPAQRMTLSNYYGLPNRSKHMGNLKLFYENFQYDFSANIRAVYRSKYALFDTNDSQGIIDEFDDFVSDNIQINMAVDKTLFKLMNVQIGVDNLFDERGLENKDSFTNNDSVLRLGRTYYGRIQFNF; encoded by the coding sequence ATGTTTCTAAATAAAGGAGTGCTACTAAGTTTTATGCTGATAAGTTTTATGGTTTTTTCACAGGAAAACACTAGTGTTGAGGAGGATGCAACTTCTAGCTATGATTTAGATGAGGTGATTGTAACTGCTACTAGAACATCGCGTCAATTGTCTTCAATTCCAATGCCAGTTACCTTAATAACAAAAGAGCAATTACAAAAATCAGGATCGGTTAGGTTGAGGGATATTTTATTAGAACAAACAGGAATTACTATAGTTTCTGATTTTGGAAATTCAGAAGGAGTACAATTACAAGGTGTTGCTGCTGATTATACTTTAATCTTACTAGATGGTGTGCCAATTGTTGGTAGAACCTCTGGGAATATTGACCTAAATAGATTAACTGTAAATAATATCAAACAGATAGAAATTGTAAAAGGACCTTCTTCTTCTTTATATGGTTCTGAAGCTATTGGTGGGGTTATTAATATAATTACTGAAAAACCAAAGTATGAGCAGTTTAAGGGTTTATTAAGTTATTTTGTAAGAGGCGGAGCAAAAAACGAGTTGGATATAAATACCAATGTTGTTTGGAAAAAGAAAAAGCTAGGTGTTGTAGCTGGAGTTAACTTAAATTCTAGCGAAGGGTTTGACTTATCGCCAGAAACAGCTTCAAAAACAACAGCGCCACATCAAAATTTTACAGGAAATATAAAAGTCATGTATGATTTTTCTGATAAGCTACAAGGAACAATTTCTCAACGATATTTTTCTCAAAAGCAAGGAGATGATTCTGAAGAAAATAAACAAGAAGACTGGAATGTTACTACAAAATTATCTCATGAAATAACAAATAAATGGGATGTAGATTATACTTTTTACGCAACTAAGTACAACGCAGAAAGTATTTTTAATAATGAAAAAACAAATTACAATCAAACGCTGTTGAGACCAGAAATTAAATCTAAAAATACTTTCAGTACAGGTACTTTAATTTTAGGAGCAGGGGCTAACTTAGAAAGTTTAGAAAGAACGGAGTTTGAAGGAGTGAAAAAGTTTAACACTCCCTATGTTTTTAGTCAGTTTGACTTTAATCCAATCAACAATTTGAATGTAATTGTAGGAGCTAGGTTTGAAGATAGTAATCAGTACAAATCAGCATTTACTCCTAAAATATCTTCTAGCTATAAAATAAATGATTGGTTAATGGCTAAAGGTTCTGTAGGTTATGGGTTTAAAGCTCCAGATTTCCGCCAATTATACTTCAACTTTAAAAATACAGCAAGCGGATATATTGTGTTGGGTACACAAACCTTACATGATTTGTATGGAGATTTGCCAGCAGTACAAACAATAGAAAAAGAATTAAAACCAGAAAGTTCTATTGGTTATAACTTAGGATTTCAAGTACAACCCATATCAAATTTAAAACTAAATATCAACTTGTTTAGAAATGATATTAAAGATTTGATAGATACTTTCGATACACAATTAGAAGCTTCTAAATTAAACTTGCCAGCTGGAACAAGAACGTTTTCATATCGAAATATTGATGAGGTATATACGCAAGGTATTGAGGTCGATGCGAATTATAAGATTAATAACAATTTTAGAATTTTAGGAGGTTATCAGTTTTTAGATACTGGGGATAAAAATCAAGAAGAGAAGATTAAATCTGGTACTATTTTCTTTAGAAAAACTCCTGCTTCACCTGCTCAAAGAATGACATTGTCTAACTACTATGGACTACCAAACAGATCAAAACATATGGGAAACCTTAAGTTATTCTACGAGAATTTTCAATATGATTTTTCGGCAAATATTAGAGCGGTATACCGAAGTAAGTATGCTTTGTTTGATACAAATGATAGTCAAGGTATTATAGACGAGTTTGATGATTTTGTTTCTGATAATATTCAGATAAACATGGCTGTGGATAAAACTCTTTTCAAATTAATGAATGTTCAAATAGGTGTTGATAACCTTTTTGATGAAAGAGGATTAGAAAATAAAGACAGTTTTACAAATAACGATAGTGTATTGCGTTTAGGTAGAACTTATTACGGAAGAATTCAGTTTAATTTTTAA
- a CDS encoding DUF6607 family protein has product MKKILLGSILILSALTINAQNKKKKDREAIKKMCGCYEVTFNFAETFNNSKDSLYKPSKTKKDKALEWAELVVDENNKISIQHLLQVGNPSNPHIVKHWRQDWLYENTDFYMYNGDNNWLFQTKPKSEVKKQWTQKVYQVDDSPRYEGSATWVHVDGKSYWENTTDAPLPRREYTKRSDYNVTERGNRHEITNYGWLHDQDNRKIIRETGKEDVVIAHEKGYNTYVKVADSKCKAAQDWWKKNTNKWQLVRNKWSEVYGRNTNLSLEQKVDNKPLYKHLFSKETSEEEQIDKAIESFVKK; this is encoded by the coding sequence ATGAAAAAAATACTATTAGGTAGTATATTAATACTATCTGCACTTACAATTAACGCCCAAAACAAGAAGAAAAAAGACAGAGAGGCTATTAAAAAAATGTGTGGTTGTTATGAAGTAACATTCAATTTCGCAGAAACTTTTAACAACAGTAAAGACTCACTTTACAAACCTTCAAAAACAAAAAAAGATAAAGCTTTAGAGTGGGCAGAATTAGTTGTTGACGAAAACAACAAAATTTCAATTCAACATTTATTACAGGTTGGAAATCCATCTAATCCACATATAGTTAAGCACTGGAGACAAGATTGGCTATATGAGAACACAGATTTTTACATGTATAATGGCGATAACAATTGGTTATTTCAAACCAAACCAAAATCAGAAGTTAAAAAACAATGGACTCAAAAGGTATATCAAGTAGATGATAGTCCACGATACGAAGGTTCTGCCACTTGGGTTCATGTAGACGGAAAAAGCTATTGGGAAAATACTACAGATGCACCTTTACCAAGAAGAGAATACACAAAAAGAAGCGATTATAATGTAACTGAAAGAGGCAACCGCCATGAAATCACAAACTACGGTTGGTTACACGATCAAGATAACAGAAAAATAATAAGAGAAACTGGTAAAGAAGATGTTGTTATTGCACACGAAAAGGGTTACAACACTTACGTAAAAGTAGCTGATAGCAAATGTAAAGCTGCACAAGATTGGTGGAAAAAGAACACTAATAAATGGCAACTGGTTAGAAATAAGTGGTCTGAGGTTTATGGTAGAAACACCAACCTATCATTAGAGCAAAAGGTAGATAATAAACCTTTATACAAACACTTGTTTTCTAAAGAGACTTCAGAAGAAGAACAAATTGATAAAGCAATAGAATCTTTTGTAAAAAAGTAA
- a CDS encoding TonB-dependent receptor, which produces MRIIVSLLLLCSCIQTIYSQATIQGIVKSENNEAIPYANVFIKGSKIGTETNENGSFTIKDVPHSNYKLVVSAVGFIQVSRKIMVEENINNLVIILKSDTQLDEVELFGARDKRAEKLETLTRLPLAPNEQLQSISVLSHKLIDQQNALSLSDVTKNVAGVYTFATYGNTKESMSLRGFRGIPLLKNGVRINSDFRGTGIITDMAGVDNIQVLKGISAISQGLGGDLGSAGGVINVVTKTPKFYTGGEVTFRAGSFGKLRPTFDVYSPIDADKKHAFRVAGSYDKADSFRDHVGSERFYVNPSYAWRPDEKTTITLEMDYMHDSRTPDQGTLNLGAYDVNNIYKLPNNNFMGFDTDNVTTKNLTYAIRADRKLTDKLSIKAGYFVSDLDIDTETSYAFQGSPRNKLPVLPDNQRYREYYASGRKDNNSVLQLDLVGKDVETGFLKHTFQIGADFRTSEFDNLRYTTNYNSGNNYVDIIDVLQPIDNTLPNGISVTRNAGADTGSRTEAYGITIQDKISLTDWADIFLGLRYTTMKRTRGSFVGKPITEPKSDDAFNPLVGFNLKPNENIIIFGSYASSSDPRTSFYMDVDGNELGTERWDQIETGIKSTWLNNALRFNITTFYTSSKNLNLPVYDNAGNDLGYYTQGGDDVRNGVEVELIGRILPNLEIIGGYSYLDAKYKDHVSYYYNSRPMNTPKHTANFWARYAFKKSLNGLSIGAGAYYLGKRPHNVWSRNYTHTGVVPGVKPFDLKAYTTVNAQASYKFNEKLSIDVFGNNIFGEVGYNAYRTSYINRVEPANFGSTLRYKF; this is translated from the coding sequence ATGAGAATTATAGTGTCTCTACTACTATTATGTAGTTGTATTCAAACAATATACAGTCAAGCAACCATACAAGGTATTGTAAAATCAGAAAATAATGAAGCTATTCCGTATGCTAATGTTTTTATAAAAGGAAGTAAAATAGGTACTGAAACCAATGAAAATGGTAGTTTTACTATCAAAGATGTGCCACATTCAAACTACAAGCTTGTGGTTAGTGCAGTAGGTTTTATTCAAGTATCAAGAAAGATAATGGTTGAAGAGAATATAAACAACTTAGTAATCATCTTAAAATCAGACACTCAATTAGATGAAGTTGAACTTTTTGGGGCAAGAGATAAAAGAGCTGAAAAACTAGAAACACTAACAAGGCTTCCTTTAGCTCCTAACGAACAATTACAAAGTATTTCAGTATTATCTCATAAACTAATCGACCAACAAAATGCTTTAAGTCTTAGTGATGTTACCAAAAATGTAGCAGGTGTTTATACGTTTGCCACTTATGGAAACACAAAAGAGAGTATGTCTCTTAGAGGTTTTAGAGGTATTCCACTACTAAAAAATGGAGTTCGTATTAATTCTGATTTTAGAGGTACTGGGATTATCACAGATATGGCAGGAGTAGATAACATCCAAGTATTAAAAGGAATCTCTGCCATTAGCCAAGGTTTAGGTGGTGATTTAGGTTCTGCTGGTGGAGTTATCAATGTTGTTACCAAAACTCCTAAGTTTTATACTGGCGGTGAAGTAACTTTTAGAGCAGGAAGCTTTGGTAAATTACGTCCTACTTTTGACGTCTATAGCCCTATTGATGCTGACAAAAAACATGCCTTTAGAGTTGCTGGTTCTTACGACAAAGCAGACAGTTTTAGAGACCATGTTGGTTCTGAGCGTTTTTATGTAAATCCATCTTATGCTTGGAGACCAGACGAAAAAACTACCATTACATTAGAAATGGATTACATGCACGATAGCAGAACTCCAGATCAAGGAACTCTTAACTTAGGAGCTTATGATGTGAACAACATTTATAAGTTACCTAATAATAACTTTATGGGATTTGACACAGATAATGTTACTACTAAAAACCTAACCTATGCTATTAGAGCAGATAGAAAATTAACTGATAAACTAAGCATAAAAGCAGGATATTTTGTTTCTGATTTAGATATTGATACTGAAACCTCTTACGCTTTTCAAGGAAGTCCTAGAAATAAACTGCCTGTATTACCAGACAACCAACGTTACAGAGAATACTATGCCTCTGGTAGAAAAGATAATAATAGTGTATTACAATTAGATTTGGTTGGAAAAGATGTAGAAACAGGTTTCTTAAAACATACTTTCCAAATTGGAGCTGATTTTAGAACTTCTGAATTTGATAATTTAAGATACACTACAAACTATAATTCTGGGAACAATTATGTAGATATTATAGATGTATTACAACCTATAGACAACACACTCCCTAATGGAATTAGTGTTACTAGAAACGCAGGTGCAGATACTGGTTCAAGAACAGAGGCTTACGGAATTACAATACAAGATAAAATTAGTCTCACAGACTGGGCAGATATTTTCTTAGGATTACGTTATACCACTATGAAAAGAACTAGAGGTAGTTTTGTTGGAAAACCTATAACCGAACCTAAAAGCGATGATGCTTTTAATCCACTCGTAGGATTTAATCTAAAACCAAATGAAAACATTATCATTTTTGGTTCATACGCTAGTAGCTCAGATCCTAGAACTTCTTTTTATATGGATGTTGACGGTAACGAATTAGGTACAGAACGTTGGGATCAAATTGAAACTGGTATTAAATCTACTTGGTTAAACAATGCTTTACGTTTTAATATTACGACGTTCTATACTTCAAGCAAGAACTTAAACCTACCTGTTTATGACAATGCTGGTAATGATTTAGGTTATTATACACAAGGAGGTGACGATGTAAGAAATGGTGTAGAAGTAGAATTAATAGGTCGTATCCTTCCTAATTTAGAAATCATTGGTGGATATTCATATTTAGATGCTAAATACAAAGATCATGTATCTTATTATTACAACTCTCGTCCAATGAACACACCAAAACATACAGCAAACTTCTGGGCTCGTTATGCATTTAAAAAATCTTTAAATGGTTTATCAATTGGTGCAGGGGCTTATTATTTAGGAAAGCGACCTCATAATGTATGGTCTAGAAACTATACACATACAGGTGTAGTTCCAGGCGTTAAACCTTTCGATTTAAAAGCATATACTACTGTTAATGCACAAGCCTCTTACAAATTCAATGAGAAATTAAGTATTGATGTATTTGGAAACAATATCTTTGGCGAGGTAGGTTACAACGCCTACCGCACAAGCTATATTAATAGAGTTGAGCCTGCTAATTTTGGTTCTACATTACGCTATAAATTTTAA
- a CDS encoding ankyrin repeat domain-containing protein, with translation MKKQHITFVLVLFISAMQAQTKNIFFERSFWQTNPTIKTVEQKIKEGNDATALNPNGFDAVTYAILASAPNKVIKHLLTKKGNDVNKITHDKRTYVFWAAYKNNVEIMKHLIANNARMDLKDSHQLSPLTFAANAGQTNKEIYELCIQNGIDIKTDIDEHGANALLLVLPSLKDFSFVEYLTSKGLNLHNVDKDGNGTFNYAAKKGNKEILTLLIKKGLPYKNLNKKGGNAMLLATQGSRSGYNSLAFFKYLESLGIKPNITNNDGKTPLHNLARGNKDSNTFNYFLDKGVNANQADDNGNIPLIIAASRNALEIVQLLSEKTKNINHTNKKGHSALTNAVEYNSEAVVDYLIENEADIDVKDDKGNSLAYYLVKSYHPKKVNDFTEKMSLLANNGLNLTQLQANNNTLFHIAIEKNNIDLLKKINTLKIDVNAKNNEGLTPLHLAVMQANNTDVIKYLLSIGAKKSITTDFDETVHDLAKENEILNKKNIDINFLK, from the coding sequence ATGAAAAAACAACATATAACATTTGTTCTTGTACTCTTTATAAGTGCAATGCAAGCACAAACAAAAAACATCTTTTTTGAAAGATCTTTTTGGCAAACTAATCCTACAATAAAAACTGTTGAACAGAAAATAAAAGAAGGAAATGACGCTACTGCCTTAAACCCAAACGGGTTTGATGCTGTTACTTATGCTATCTTAGCTAGTGCTCCAAATAAAGTAATCAAACATTTACTTACTAAAAAAGGAAATGATGTTAACAAGATAACACACGATAAAAGAACTTATGTTTTTTGGGCTGCCTATAAAAACAATGTTGAAATTATGAAGCATTTGATAGCTAATAATGCTCGTATGGATTTAAAAGACTCTCATCAATTATCTCCGCTGACTTTTGCTGCAAATGCAGGGCAAACTAATAAAGAAATTTATGAATTATGCATTCAAAACGGAATTGATATAAAAACAGATATTGACGAGCATGGGGCTAATGCGTTATTATTAGTACTACCAAGTTTAAAAGATTTTTCATTTGTTGAATACCTTACTTCAAAAGGGTTGAACTTACATAATGTTGACAAAGATGGTAATGGTACATTTAACTACGCTGCTAAAAAAGGTAATAAAGAAATTTTAACTCTTTTAATAAAAAAAGGATTGCCTTATAAAAACCTAAATAAAAAAGGAGGAAATGCAATGCTATTAGCTACGCAAGGTTCTCGAAGTGGCTATAACTCTTTAGCTTTTTTTAAATATTTAGAAAGTTTAGGTATCAAGCCAAACATAACTAATAATGATGGAAAAACACCGCTTCATAATTTAGCTCGTGGAAACAAGGATTCAAATACCTTCAACTATTTCCTTGATAAAGGTGTAAATGCTAATCAAGCTGACGATAACGGTAACATACCTTTAATTATTGCAGCTAGCAGAAATGCTTTAGAAATTGTTCAGTTATTATCAGAAAAAACAAAGAATATTAATCACACTAATAAAAAAGGACACTCAGCACTTACGAATGCAGTTGAATACAACTCAGAAGCAGTGGTAGATTATTTAATAGAAAACGAGGCTGATATTGACGTAAAAGATGATAAAGGAAATTCTTTAGCTTATTATTTAGTTAAAAGTTACCATCCTAAAAAAGTGAACGATTTTACTGAAAAAATGAGTCTTTTAGCCAATAACGGATTAAACTTAACACAACTTCAGGCGAATAACAACACATTATTCCATATAGCAATTGAGAAAAACAACATCGATTTACTTAAAAAAATCAACACTTTAAAAATTGATGTGAATGCAAAAAACAATGAAGGTTTAACCCCACTACATTTAGCTGTTATGCAGGCTAATAATACTGATGTAATTAAATATTTATTAAGTATTGGAGCTAAAAAATCAATTACTACTGATTTTGATGAAACGGTACACGATTTAGCTAAAGAAAATGAAATTTTAAACAAGAAAAATATAGATATTAACTTTTTAAAATAA
- a CDS encoding DUF2271 domain-containing protein, whose protein sequence is MAFNINDSATYKCMIQMKNYTGEGAYIAISLLNPNGEYEKTLYVQGDDEEWYSDITEWWKFQGKVRTDIDAITGATISGGNRAITVLKIDNDKIDKGYKIRFESAVEDQEYYKDDVEFELTTESLKGKFEGNGFIRYIRLMPQ, encoded by the coding sequence ATGGCTTTTAACATAAATGATAGTGCCACATATAAATGTATGATTCAGATGAAAAATTATACTGGTGAAGGCGCTTACATTGCTATTTCATTATTAAATCCTAATGGAGAATACGAAAAAACATTGTACGTTCAAGGTGATGATGAAGAATGGTACTCCGATATTACCGAATGGTGGAAGTTCCAAGGAAAAGTTCGTACAGATATTGACGCTATCACAGGAGCAACAATTAGTGGAGGTAATCGAGCTATTACCGTATTAAAAATTGATAACGATAAAATTGATAAGGGATATAAAATTAGATTTGAATCAGCTGTAGAAGATCAAGAATACTACAAAGATGATGTAGAATTTGAATTAACTACCGAAAGCCTTAAAGGTAAGTTTGAAGGAAATGGGTTTATTCGTTACATCCGTTTAATGCCTCAATAA
- a CDS encoding PepSY domain-containing protein: protein MTTSIWRYSHLTLAISSFLFVLVAAVTGIVLSFEPISKQLSDYSISNTEEITLSHTISTLQKQYDEVISITVDENDFVSTSVVTKEGKSDTFYVNPITGEKLGDIEKKKPIFQFATSLHRSLFLKSTGRFIVGFISFLLCLIAVTGLILIAKRQGGFKQLFSKIVKENFEQYYHIIIGRYTLVPIIIITLTGVYLSLDRFSVLPKEKINHSYDFSPTSSNEKIAVADFPIFKNTSLNEIKSIEFPFSEDEEDYFFVKLNDSEVLIHQYTGNIISKENLSLTSILLNWSLLLHTGNGTIIWSIVLLLSSISILFFIYSGFAMTVKRAQKNSLPKNKTNKDSAEIIILVGSETNNTYPFASSLHNALIKKSIPVFIDILNNYTSYKNAKHLIILTSTYGEGEAPSNASKFLQLVQQTVIQNKINYSIVGFGSRAYPHFCQFAIDINSKLQQLPEFTPLLPVYKINNQSFQDFKTWGHLWSKKTSIQFELTQEVKKYKKQQTFTTVSKTELNNDDSFLVRLQPTKKIRFNSGDLLAITPKEDNIERLYSVGKIDNDIILSIKKHDLGVCSNLLYQLKQNEPLKASIKQNKEFYFPKKNKEVIFIANGTGIAPFLGMLQHKNDTKAHLFWGGRTKESLKMYASLLKNIEKKNIHIAYSQEKEKEYIQDLLLKKETTISTVLQNGGTIMICGSIKMLKGVEKVLEQITSTKLNTSLDYFKKKNQIKTDCY, encoded by the coding sequence ATGACCACTTCTATATGGAGATATAGCCACTTAACCTTGGCTATATCTTCTTTCCTTTTCGTACTCGTTGCTGCCGTTACAGGTATTGTTTTATCTTTTGAACCTATTTCAAAACAGCTTTCAGACTACAGTATTTCTAACACTGAAGAAATTACACTTAGCCATACAATTTCTACCTTGCAAAAACAGTACGATGAAGTAATTTCAATCACCGTTGATGAGAATGATTTTGTAAGTACTTCGGTAGTTACCAAAGAAGGAAAAAGTGACACATTTTATGTAAACCCAATCACAGGAGAAAAATTAGGTGATATTGAAAAAAAGAAACCTATTTTTCAGTTTGCTACCAGCTTACACAGGTCTTTATTTTTAAAGTCTACAGGAAGATTTATCGTTGGCTTTATCTCTTTTTTACTTTGTTTAATTGCAGTAACTGGACTCATACTAATTGCCAAACGACAAGGTGGGTTTAAACAGCTTTTTTCTAAAATTGTAAAAGAAAATTTTGAACAGTATTACCACATTATTATTGGTCGTTACACGCTTGTCCCTATCATTATCATCACACTAACAGGAGTGTATTTATCACTAGATAGGTTTTCAGTTTTACCAAAAGAAAAAATTAATCATTCTTATGATTTTTCTCCAACTTCTTCTAATGAAAAAATAGCAGTTGCTGATTTCCCTATATTTAAAAACACCTCTTTAAATGAAATAAAAAGTATAGAATTCCCTTTTTCTGAAGACGAAGAAGATTACTTTTTTGTGAAACTAAATGATAGTGAAGTGCTAATTCATCAATATACAGGGAATATAATCAGTAAAGAAAACCTTTCGTTAACTAGCATACTTCTAAACTGGAGTTTGTTATTACATACAGGAAACGGAACAATCATTTGGTCAATAGTATTGTTACTTTCTTCAATATCTATCCTGTTTTTTATCTATTCAGGGTTTGCAATGACCGTCAAAAGAGCGCAAAAAAACTCACTTCCTAAAAATAAAACTAATAAAGACAGTGCAGAAATTATCATTTTAGTAGGCTCAGAAACAAACAACACCTACCCTTTTGCTTCCTCTTTACACAATGCTTTAATCAAAAAAAGCATCCCAGTTTTTATCGATATCTTAAACAATTACACTTCGTACAAAAATGCGAAACATCTAATTATATTAACTTCAACTTACGGAGAAGGTGAAGCTCCTTCTAACGCTTCTAAATTCTTACAGTTAGTTCAACAAACAGTGATTCAAAATAAGATTAACTATTCAATAGTTGGTTTTGGCTCCAGAGCATATCCTCATTTTTGTCAATTTGCTATTGATATAAATAGTAAACTACAACAACTCCCAGAGTTTACACCTCTGTTACCTGTTTATAAAATTAACAACCAGTCTTTTCAAGATTTTAAAACTTGGGGACATTTATGGAGTAAAAAAACTAGTATACAGTTTGAACTAACACAAGAGGTAAAAAAGTATAAAAAACAACAAACTTTTACCACAGTTTCTAAAACTGAATTAAACAATGACGATTCCTTTTTAGTCCGCTTACAGCCAACTAAAAAAATTCGTTTTAACTCTGGTGATTTGTTAGCTATAACTCCTAAAGAAGACAATATTGAACGTTTATATTCTGTTGGAAAAATAGATAATGACATCATACTAAGTATTAAAAAACATGACCTCGGAGTGTGTTCTAATCTACTTTATCAGTTAAAACAAAATGAACCACTTAAAGCAAGCATCAAACAGAATAAGGAATTCTATTTTCCTAAGAAAAATAAAGAAGTAATCTTTATCGCTAACGGAACAGGTATCGCTCCTTTTTTAGGAATGCTGCAACATAAAAACGACACAAAAGCACATCTTTTCTGGGGTGGTAGAACTAAAGAGTCGCTAAAAATGTACGCTTCTTTGTTAAAAAACATAGAGAAAAAGAACATTCATATTGCCTATTCTCAAGAAAAAGAGAAAGAATATATACAAGATTTGTTACTAAAAAAAGAAACTACAATTTCTACTGTTTTACAAAACGGAGGAACTATTATGATTTGTGGTTCTATTAAAATGCTAAAAGGTGTTGAGAAAGTATTAGAACAAATAACTTCAACTAAACTGAACACATCTTTAGACTACTTTAAAAAGAAGAATCAAATTAAAACAGATTGTTATTAA